Genomic segment of Populus nigra chromosome 6, ddPopNigr1.1, whole genome shotgun sequence:
GAAACATACATCATGAGTCAATATACATGTATGTGTGCATGCAGTAGGCGCTGGAATCGACTGAAACTGAATTAaccaaggaaaaagaagaagtaaaacGCACCTGATAGCTTCCAATAACATGAATGACAACAAACATGTTAGCAGTTGCAATAAGCCAAGCTGGTTTCTCGAGTGAGATAAGAATGTTGTCTTCCACGCTGTTTCCAAAAAACCAGTATCCAATCAAGGCAACTGGAAAGTAGCAGATGGCGACGACAACATATGCAAGGAAGGCTCCTCTCCACATGGGTTTCTTGGAAGGCTTCTCTGGTGTAGAGGGAATTGTTGCTTGGATCTCCAAGATCACATTGTGACCGGCATATGCAAAAGCTATATCACCCAAGGCAGAGAAAAAGTCAAAGACAGCTCCGGTTTTAGTGCTCGCTTTATAGCTGTAGTCGACATCAGGCTGAACACCCTTATTAAGCGTGGCTCCCCAGGCAATTGTGGAGTAACTGCATGATGCAATCACCGCCATATCCGTATAAAAAAGAGGGTCTTGGATTATATACCTATATAGATTAAACTGATCAAATAGTGAGGCGAATTGAGTAGCTAGGTGCGTACCTCAAGGACATGACTGCTGCAGCCAGAGAGATAACACTAATGGAGTTGAGATTGGGAAGATGAGCCAGAACAAACTGAAGCGAAGCGAAAATCATGATGAAGTACGTTAGCCTGATGTCTTTGCAGTCGGAGCAAACCAAATCATGAAACTTCTTCAATGATTTTCCTCCGGTAACCATATATACTATGTTTACTCCAACTTGCACAACTAGTTGCTGGGGCACAACAATCCAGAGACCCAGCTTCTCTCCAAACGCATGTTGCCCTAGCTCATGGTATCTATCAAATCGCTTACCAGGAACCATCTCATGCATTTCAACCATTTGCCATAGAGTATATAACGTGATCACCCATGATAAAAAAAGTATGGCAACACCTGGTCCCCTAAAATTTCATGGATGCAGAACAAAGAATTAATTAGTAGTTAAGCTCATGCATATATTGATCtatgtatatataataaagtTAAGATTAAGCATATATTTATAGATACATACCATCCAAGTTGAGCCATGGCATAGGGGAGACTAAGAACACCAGCACCAACCATGGCAGTGACATTGTGGAAGGTTGAGTACCACCATTTGGCATTCCTCGAGGAAGTGACCGGAAGCCAATCATTTATGGCCTTTTCTCTTGCTGCTTTATCGTCCTGTGACTCGTTGGATGACATAATTGCAATCAAGCTAGTTTACGTAACACAACAGAAAGTCACAGAAACGTTTGGCTGATTCAAGCAATCTTAGCCTCCCGGAATATCCTTCTCCTCGAGCCACAGGAAACTCCAATAAAATGGTCGCCTCCAAATACAATTTATAATGAAGATACGCGAGAGAATATCGGTGGAGGATTCTGTAATTAGCAGACGATCCTTAGACCAAAGATGGTAAATTGGCAATTGGTGGTTCAGGATACTATTTCTCTCCTGGCTAAATTTTGAATCTTCCTTACCCGGAGGAAGGGGGATTTCTCTTATAAAAGCAACAAGATATCCTTATCTTGTTTGATGTTTATATCAAGAAGAGGGGCTTCATTAGTCTATTTATGCATATTTAAAGATTGCATATTGAATATGTAATCTTGGTAGCCACTAGTTGATCGTTGattcctccaaaaaaaaaaagactataatTAGATCATTAAGTTGGATACATGCAAATATAAGAGGAatctaattttctttattttttattgatctgCTAACACTTCTGAGCTTCAAACAATAAGGTGGATACAAAGAAATACTCAATTATTTGATCAAGAAATACTATTTCTCTTTCTAGCCAAATTTTGAATCTTGTTGACCTGTCTGTTGAGGAAGGACAGGGGATTTCTcctataaaatcacaaaaataccCTTATCTTGTTCGATATTTATATCAAGAGGAGGGGCTTCATTAGTCAATTTGTGCATATTTAAAGATTGCACGTTGAATTTGTAATCCTGATAGCCGCTAGTTGATCGTTAATTCCTCGAAAAAAACATGCTATAATTAGATCATTAAGCAGGAAACATACAGATATAGGAAGGAAagtctaatttttctttatattttattaatctgCTAACACTTCCGAGCTCCAGACAGTGGGGTGGATACAAAGAAATACTCAATTATTTGACCAAGAAATACTATTTCTCTTCCTGGCCAAATTTTGAATCTTGTTGACCTGTCCGTTGAGGAAGGACAGGGGATTTCttctataaaatcataaaaatacccTTATCTTGTTCGATATTTATATCAAGAGGAGGGGCTTCATTAGTTAATTTGCGCATATTTAAAGATTGCACATTGAATTTGTAATCCTGATAGTCCCTAGTTGATCGTTAATTCCTCCAAAAAAATAGGTTATAATTAGATCATTAAGTTGGAAACATGTAGATATAGAAGGAagagtctattttttttttatttatttattgatctaCTAACATTTATGAGCTCCAGTCGGTGGATTGGATACAATAAAATACTCAATTATTTGACCAAGAAATGGGTTAGTTACAAAATCTTGTCAAGAAATCATAAGGTCCATAAGGGTATTCTGCTATATAGAAATGGTGCTTTCTATATTTGATGCAGACGGTGCCTTCGATTGGGGATGAACACATTACAGACCTGATTTTATTGAATCATCAGTTACATGTGCAGCAGAACAAGAAGAATATAGTTAAAGTCGTAGGATACTAACCATGGATCTAATAGCCATATTGTCGTCTTGCTTCTCAACTAGTCATCGACAATATGAATGTTTCCATCAACTTCGACATCAGCTTTTGATATCTGTTGGGTAATTAAGAATATAGTCAAAATAGCAGTGTTTCATTTTGCGGTACacccatgttttttaaaaaatttaattttttttaatttaattttttatgatgtttttaaattgttttaatatgttaatattaaaaataaattttaaaattaaaaaaattattttattatattttcaaataaaaaacacttttaaaaaaaaatttatcacaaTCTTAAATTAACACGCTA
This window contains:
- the LOC133695942 gene encoding lysine histidine transporter 1, which encodes MSSNESQDDKAAREKAINDWLPVTSSRNAKWWYSTFHNVTAMVGAGVLSLPYAMAQLGWGPGVAILFLSWVITLYTLWQMVEMHEMVPGKRFDRYHELGQHAFGEKLGLWIVVPQQLVVQVGVNIVYMVTGGKSLKKFHDLVCSDCKDIRLTYFIMIFASLQFVLAHLPNLNSISVISLAAAVMSLSYSTIAWGATLNKGVQPDVDYSYKASTKTGAVFDFFSALGDIAFAYAGHNVILEIQATIPSTPEKPSKKPMWRGAFLAYVVVAICYFPVALIGYWFFGNSVEDNILISLEKPAWLIATANMFVVIHVIGSYQIYAMAVFDMLETALVKKLHFSPSFMLRFVTRTVYVGFTMIVGICIPFFGGLLSFFGGFAFAPTTYFLPCIMWLAIYKPKKFSFSWIANWVCIVLGILLMILSPIGALRHIILTAKDYEFFS